Proteins from a single region of Geothrix sp. PMB-07:
- a CDS encoding PolC-type DNA polymerase III, with the protein MTQQPLLESGSPALRELRFAVLDLETTGGSPKARWGKDGRFLQPSEITEVGLVRLSGLVVEDRFSSLASIQGFLPEEIQRLTGISLPMLAGAPPWEQVALKLAPKLEGRIWVAHHAPYDGSFLKAWLPEGVWRRHRLICTRLLAKKLIPELPRRSLADLCDFLGITNTRAHRALQDAEATAEALQHLIRRAEEQGLDGEAFLAAGDVPWSKV; encoded by the coding sequence ATGACACAGCAGCCCCTCCTCGAATCCGGCTCACCCGCCCTGCGGGAACTGAGGTTCGCGGTGCTGGATCTGGAAACCACCGGTGGCAGCCCCAAGGCCCGCTGGGGCAAGGATGGCCGGTTTCTCCAGCCTTCCGAGATCACCGAAGTGGGGCTGGTGCGCCTTTCGGGCCTGGTGGTGGAGGATCGCTTTTCCAGCCTGGCCTCCATTCAGGGCTTCCTGCCGGAGGAAATCCAGCGGCTCACAGGCATCAGCCTGCCCATGCTGGCGGGCGCTCCCCCCTGGGAGCAGGTGGCGCTGAAGCTGGCGCCCAAGCTTGAAGGCCGCATCTGGGTGGCCCACCACGCACCCTACGACGGCAGCTTCCTCAAGGCTTGGCTGCCCGAAGGCGTTTGGCGGCGGCACCGCCTCATCTGCACCCGACTGCTGGCCAAGAAACTCATTCCTGAACTGCCCCGGCGCAGCCTCGCAGACCTTTGCGATTTCCTGGGCATCACCAACACCCGGGCCCATCGCGCGCTTCAGGATGCCGAGGCCACGGCGGAAGCCCTGCAGCACCTCATCCGCCGCGCCGAAGAACAGGGCCTGGATGGCGAGGCCTTCCTGGCCGCCGGCGACGTGCCCTGGAGCAAGGTCTGA
- a CDS encoding bacteriohemerythrin has protein sequence MAFVKWEPKFEVGVAAVDAQHRMLFEHVNALFDAMQAGQGKDEIGKTLSFLAKYTVDHFKTEEDLMQKSAYPGYADHKAIHDELTRQVVELQGKLAKGSQMLSLPVMHFLRDWLAHHISEEDKKMALHLNAAGIH, from the coding sequence ATGGCCTTCGTGAAATGGGAACCCAAGTTCGAGGTCGGGGTGGCCGCGGTGGACGCCCAGCACCGGATGCTCTTCGAGCACGTGAACGCGCTCTTCGACGCCATGCAGGCGGGACAAGGCAAGGACGAGATCGGCAAGACGCTGTCCTTCTTGGCCAAGTACACCGTGGATCACTTCAAGACCGAAGAGGACCTCATGCAGAAGTCCGCCTATCCGGGCTACGCCGATCACAAGGCCATCCACGATGAGCTCACGCGCCAGGTGGTGGAACTGCAAGGCAAGCTCGCCAAAGGCTCGCAGATGCTGTCCCTGCCGGTCATGCACTTCCTCCGGGACTGGCTGGCCCACCACATTTCGGAAGAGGACAAGAAGATGGCCCTCCACCTGAACGCGGCCGGCATCCACTGA
- a CDS encoding bacteriohemerythrin, with the protein MAFIKWNPKLAVGVDIIDTQHQALFDRVNTLFDAMQAGHGRDEIGKTLTFLANYTVEHFKTEEGLMQKSAYPGYKDHKAIHDDLTQKVVDLQGKLDKGSQMLSLPVMHFLRDWLTHHISEEDKKLAAHLNQVGLR; encoded by the coding sequence ATGGCCTTCATCAAGTGGAATCCCAAACTGGCCGTGGGCGTGGACATCATCGACACCCAGCATCAGGCACTCTTCGACCGGGTGAACACGCTCTTCGACGCCATGCAGGCGGGCCACGGCAGGGATGAGATCGGCAAAACCCTGACATTCCTGGCCAACTACACCGTGGAGCACTTCAAGACCGAGGAGGGCCTCATGCAGAAGTCCGCCTACCCCGGCTACAAGGATCACAAAGCCATCCATGACGACCTCACTCAGAAGGTGGTTGATCTGCAAGGCAAGCTCGACAAAGGCTCGCAGATGCTGTCTCTGCCCGTCATGCATTTCCTCCGCGACTGGCTGACGCACCACATTTCCGAGGAAGACAAGAAGCTGGCCGCACACCTGAACCAAGTCGGCCTCCGGTAG
- a CDS encoding polysaccharide deacetylase family protein, whose product MRPVAFALLASAVLAGGFLFLRRHRPVRPVQPPLEAASALAAPKELPDGATPLLEALRSDLQVHRQLIVLFADEAIFSGPALNQALAVGHRLHHERRELVHQLNKALVQLAARSAPQRDPIISSLLDWMEQDGDLLTPDRLAFRDTLRILLKALQTDSTPEGAALKQRLTRDLAEVDRVEAQVESEYQRVFGGSAAAPKGGARDVWNAYVAELQRRLPVQQLLGSEAIPSPAEKLAGSGEITGTELPDKVLILSFDDGPHRVYTEEIRTLLQKEGVPAMFFEVGRNLGTQEAGGSLKLGHLSTITEDLVKGGFLVGNHSYSHAQLSKETGAPLDQEIRETDQLLRAIPGAHSQLFRFPYGARTAVQLRALEAFQLRSVLWNIDSLDWADPVPSSVADRVLKLITHERRGIILFHDIHDRAGKVLPVLIPRLRAEGYRFATLDPTGKLVLPEAG is encoded by the coding sequence ATGCGCCCCGTTGCCTTCGCCCTCCTTGCCTCGGCCGTGCTCGCCGGGGGCTTCCTCTTTCTGCGACGCCACCGCCCCGTGCGTCCCGTGCAGCCGCCTCTCGAAGCCGCCTCGGCCCTGGCCGCTCCCAAGGAGCTTCCGGATGGTGCCACGCCCCTGCTCGAGGCCCTGCGCTCGGATCTCCAAGTCCACCGGCAGTTGATCGTACTCTTCGCAGACGAAGCGATTTTCTCCGGTCCGGCCCTGAACCAGGCCCTCGCGGTGGGCCACCGGCTGCACCATGAGCGGAGGGAGCTGGTCCACCAGCTCAACAAGGCCCTGGTCCAACTGGCAGCCAGGTCCGCGCCCCAGCGCGATCCCATCATCTCCTCCCTGCTGGACTGGATGGAGCAGGATGGCGACTTGCTGACGCCGGACCGCCTGGCCTTCCGCGACACCCTGCGCATCCTGCTGAAGGCCCTCCAGACAGACAGCACACCCGAAGGCGCGGCCCTGAAGCAGCGCCTCACCCGGGATCTGGCCGAGGTGGATCGGGTGGAGGCCCAAGTGGAATCCGAATACCAGCGTGTCTTCGGCGGCTCGGCGGCGGCTCCGAAGGGCGGCGCCCGGGATGTGTGGAATGCGTACGTGGCCGAGTTGCAGCGGCGCCTTCCCGTCCAGCAGCTGCTCGGCTCTGAGGCCATCCCGAGTCCGGCGGAGAAGCTGGCGGGAAGCGGCGAAATCACCGGCACGGAGCTGCCGGACAAGGTGCTCATCCTCAGCTTCGACGATGGCCCGCACCGGGTGTATACCGAGGAAATCAGAACCCTGCTCCAGAAGGAGGGCGTGCCTGCCATGTTCTTCGAGGTGGGTCGGAACCTGGGCACTCAGGAAGCGGGCGGCAGCCTCAAGCTCGGCCACCTCTCCACCATCACGGAGGATTTGGTGAAGGGCGGCTTCCTGGTGGGCAACCACAGCTACTCCCACGCCCAGCTCAGCAAAGAGACCGGCGCTCCGCTGGATCAGGAAATCCGGGAAACGGATCAGCTGCTGCGGGCCATTCCCGGCGCCCACAGCCAGTTGTTCCGCTTCCCCTACGGCGCCCGTACGGCGGTCCAGCTCCGGGCCTTGGAAGCTTTCCAGCTGCGCTCGGTGCTCTGGAACATCGACAGCCTCGACTGGGCGGATCCCGTGCCCAGTTCCGTGGCGGACCGCGTGCTGAAGCTGATCACCCACGAGCGGCGCGGCATCATCCTCTTCCACGACATCCATGACCGGGCGGGCAAGGTGTTGCCGGTGCTCATTCCCCGGCTGCGGGCCGAAGGCTACCGCTTCGCCACGCTCGACCCCACCGGAAAGCTGGTGCTGCCGGAAGCGGGCTGA